From one Streptomyces sp. SCSIO 30461 genomic stretch:
- a CDS encoding MFS transporter: MPSAVAMPQTDPEPDTKARRWPPIIWAAFIGTFTIRAFGFAYPFLPYHANNLGFSSHMTGWIVASFGAGWLAGQVGCGWLSDRFGPRATLGYAMGAATVTLPVLAEVRSPVALLVSAFLTGVVYDAARPVITALIDDTFPSKAQQILVSGWRHFCVNIGAALTGSLGGYLAATAGLPTLFWINACACALFGLAAVLLLPPPPRSRRAGPGLDCSPPSYLDALRDSRLWLLCLASLCALTCAGSVFTALPMLMSSDGLDATAYGWTQVANAAAVLLLSPFLTPWLSRRAAQGGPMTGLLAASSLLLGIGMGLSGLADSTVGYCFAAAAAVPGEIILFIAAGDLVSHLAPPGAHGRYAGLWGSNLALAVVTAPLLAAWSLNHGGGITATWVICGAGALGAVLCWPLHSRIRTPERH; this comes from the coding sequence ATGCCTTCTGCCGTTGCTATGCCGCAGACCGACCCCGAACCCGATACCAAGGCGCGCCGCTGGCCGCCCATCATCTGGGCGGCATTCATCGGAACCTTCACCATCCGCGCCTTCGGCTTCGCCTACCCCTTCCTCCCTTACCACGCCAACAACCTCGGCTTCTCCTCCCATATGACCGGCTGGATCGTGGCCAGCTTCGGCGCCGGCTGGCTCGCAGGACAGGTCGGGTGCGGATGGTTGTCCGACCGATTCGGCCCACGCGCGACGCTTGGCTACGCCATGGGAGCAGCTACCGTGACGCTGCCGGTGCTTGCTGAAGTGCGGTCTCCAGTGGCACTCCTCGTATCGGCATTCCTCACCGGAGTGGTATATGACGCAGCACGGCCGGTGATCACGGCACTCATCGACGACACCTTTCCCTCCAAAGCGCAGCAGATACTCGTAAGCGGGTGGCGCCACTTCTGCGTCAACATCGGAGCCGCGCTGACTGGATCACTGGGTGGGTACCTCGCTGCCACAGCAGGACTGCCGACGCTGTTCTGGATCAACGCTTGCGCCTGCGCACTGTTCGGGCTCGCCGCGGTGCTCCTGCTCCCACCCCCGCCCCGAAGCCGAAGAGCCGGCCCGGGCCTGGACTGCAGCCCTCCGAGCTACCTCGACGCCCTGCGTGACAGCCGCCTGTGGTTGCTCTGCCTGGCCAGCCTCTGTGCTCTCACCTGCGCCGGCAGTGTGTTCACGGCACTGCCGATGCTTATGAGCTCGGACGGCCTCGACGCGACCGCGTACGGGTGGACGCAGGTGGCAAACGCAGCCGCCGTACTCCTTCTTTCCCCCTTCTTGACCCCTTGGCTCAGTAGACGCGCTGCACAAGGCGGCCCCATGACCGGCTTGCTCGCCGCCAGCTCCCTCCTCCTCGGCATCGGCATGGGACTCTCCGGCCTGGCCGACTCCACGGTCGGATACTGCTTTGCCGCTGCCGCTGCTGTACCCGGGGAGATCATCCTCTTCATCGCGGCAGGAGATCTTGTCAGCCATCTTGCCCCGCCTGGAGCACACGGACGGTACGCCGGCCTGTGGGGCAGCAACCTCGCGCTGGCCGTCGTCACCGCGCCTCTCCTCGCCGCGTGGTCGCTCAACCATGGCGGGGGTATCACCGCGACTTGGGTTATCTGCGGTGCTGGCGCGCTCGGGGCTGTCCTGTGCTGGCCCTTGCACTCCAGGATCCGCACCCCGGAACGGCACTGA